The sequence below is a genomic window from Cygnus olor isolate bCygOlo1 chromosome 7, bCygOlo1.pri.v2, whole genome shotgun sequence.
GGACCTACCCTTTCCCAGTTAGCAACAGAACATATTATTAGCAGTAGTGCCATGCTTTATCCTGCCTCCAGAAGAAGTTTTTATAGAGATTTAAATGGCATGTCTTCAAGTCCACGGGTCTCTCTAAAGGGCAGTCATGTATTAACTGCCTGGGATCACTTACTGTCTAGCAATCTCTCTTTAAAACCCACTGGggagttcattttcttccctgagCCATTTCTGCAGAACTCCCtttcttttgaagattttttttgggACATATAGGATATCCCTTTATGAGAAAACTTTCAAACTGACTAATTacagggtttgtttgtttgttttgttttttatatagcCTGAGTGATATTTGTTACTTTAGAGGGCTGTGCTGTTCAGCAAGGCAAATTCTTCACACCTTGGCTGCTCTATTTCCTTGCTTCCAACAGGATAATGAATGTctgttaaagacaaaaatggagAATCTAACTTAGAATAAGATTAAACTggaaagtcatttttctttttctgtatacAGTCAAGTTGCTGCAAACTTTTGTGATGCCTACCTTTCAGAGATGCCCCTCTTGCTGCATCAATTAGAAAACCTTGCTTTTGAAGCACGTTAGCTCTTATAACTGACCTCTTTCCTGAAGTTCAAAAGTTCTGAATATATATCTTCATTCATATTTATAACCTtccctctttaaaaacaaacaaagaaaaaagccaacTCTTCCCCCAACTCCCTCTTCAAACTGATTTAGGAGGTTTGTTACTCCTACAAGCCAATTCAGTATTGCTtagtttctggagaaaaaaatgttgtatttgtctttaattttttgcTATATTTTAGTGGGTAATTGACAAGCATTCAATACAGCAAGGGGAGCTAACACTCTTTTCCATGTGCATTGGTGATTTAGTTTATTAGCTAACATTTGACTGAACTGTCTAAACAGAGCAAGTCCATATTGATTATTACTAGCTCTTAATTTAGACCAAACCAAATGGCAATCAAACATTTTGAGATGACAAGCAATTTTGCAGCAACTGACCCCAAGAATCTGTCATTTAAGGATACTGTAACAGGACACATAAGTATTACATCACCACAATActtatttctcctgtttttctataaatgttttttttacatCATGATTGCCAGAATAAGAGATATAGAGAGCTCTGCGTGTAAGTGAGCTAGGCTCTGACTTTTCCAAATACACAAGGTTTGACAGGGAGTTTTAAGCCCTGCATAGTGTACCAAAGATTTCCTTGAGACACTCACATTGCACCTCCCTGTCTCACTCCCCTGGTCTGTGATAAGAGGGTAATTCCTTATATACCTGTGGGCAATACCATGAGAATACATGACCAGGAAATGTTTGCCAGTCACTTTGTGAGAGACACCACAGAATGCAAAGTATTAAAGAGGGAATTCCTAAGCCAACAAAATGCATTGCAGAGCCTTCAGAGACATGGCAGTGCCATCTGCAACAAATGCATAGCCACATTCTCCTTGGCGTTCCTCTTGGGAACGTGCCCCTTAAAGCTGTGGGATCTAGCTTCCACTTTTCAGGTTGCTCCAATACTTCATTTCCTTGTTTAAATGTTATTAGTTCTCCTTACTGACCCCTCAGTGCGTCCAAAGCTGTCTGGCACCCTTGAGAAGGCTTACTCTGTGGGGCACAGATGTTTGTAATAACAGCACACATTTTTCAAGCAATATGAGAACCATGTATTTGTTGTCTGGGATACTGTAACTAAGGATACTGGGCTGGGACTGTAGTAAAAGGCCCATGTGTTCACTTACAGCAGAGTCTGTTTGTCCTGTCCAAATGCCAAGACTGAGCTCCTTCAACTGGTACCAAACCATATTGCAGGCTGGTGACCCCTCTGCTCTATTCCGTATGCAGCATCTCCACTGGCCAGCAGTCACTAAAAACTAAGGGGCTGGTTGCTGGTTTTTCATTTGATCACCATCTTCATGCTGAGACAGACTCTCACTAACCCTCCGCATATACAACTATGCAATCTACACATCACCACTGCTGCTTTtagtttcagaaaattaatcaaCCTGTTCACAGGGCTTGAGTAACAGCACAAAAGTAAGTGGATAGGAAGAGTTACACCTATACCCACAGTTTGGAAAATTTCCATCATCCTCTTTAATTAAGATTTAAACTGCTGAGAaaagagcaagaggaaaaaaaggttagaaTATCTTACTCTGTCAACCATCTCTGACATACGAATAAAGATAGATGACAAAGACAGATAAAtcagcaagtttaaaaaaaaaagggaattgcCTGTACTAATTTTTGCTGATCAAACACAACAACATCACAAAACACCTTTATATTTACTGTACACTATGCCTTTGTTGTCAGTTCTGGAGATGCAAtgcttcagaaagagaaaaccaaGGCAAACAAAAGAGGCTAGCATGGCAGGCGGACACTTTTTTCTAGAGTGTTAGTTACCTTTATGCATGCAGTTGCTCAGCAGTTAATGCTACTCAAACAGTGATAAGCTCTCTAtaccattttatttatgtattaattttctgaccacttgtttttctgaagctcTGAGAAATTTATCGCAACCTCACAAACTTGTTTGAGTAGCATTTTATTGCTGAGGAAAGGCTTGTGCAATGGGTAAATAGTGTCATTCcctgtgtatttatttacttttcacaTTACAAGCCTTCGTACAGCATGTAACTGCCTCTGACCTGAGAAGGGCAGggtcatattttttcttctaatccTGGACAAGGAAGATGTGGACTCCAAAGTCAGGATTATAGAGCTACGGCAAGGGGTAGTCACTTACATCAATGTATCCCAATGCCTGGCTGAAAGGAAGGAGCTAGtaacaaagaggaaagaggatATTATCCTCCATGCAGAGTGGGAAAGGGAACTGGGAAGAACGGGTGGTGCCAGGTGATCACGGCAGCCTCCCAGAAGCCTTCTGGTAGAGCCCAGACATTCCTATGGTGGAGATTTCCAAACACATACAGCCCCAATTAACTCTGTTGGGTCGGTTCCCTGGGCCCGTTGAAAATCCCAGCTCAGGGATTGCAGCCACGGCTAAGCAGCAGTCCCAAATGCCTATGCAGAAACAGCATCCAGTAGATAGCACATGCTGCTACAACACTTGAACTCTCCcagttaaaaagagaaaagttctGCTGAGGAAGGAAGCTTATTGCAAGAAATTAAGAGAAGTTGTCAAAACCACCCATTCTTAAAGCCAAAATCAGGAGATTGGAATATTATCCCTGATAAGCCCTGTGATGGCCACATTGGCCACCCAGAAAAAGGTATCAGTGCCCTGTGGGCACTGGGGTTCATCTAGAATGGGGAAGCAGGGAATTTGGACCGCAGTTCCCATGACCTATTGCAGCCGCACAGAAGctggaaaataatgaatttcGAATTCCTTCAGACTCTTTCAAAATTGTCCCATGTTATCCCTCCTGAGGATATGAGCCTGAATTTTTGCATGGTGATCCTGTCTCAAGCAAATGTGGTTTCTGGCTGCAATTTTGATTTCAGTGCACAAATTAACTCACATTAAGATACGATAGTGTTAGCTTTATGCAGTTAATGTGCCTTAGTTTTGCATTGATGTTTAGCTTGACTGAAGGAAAATGCAGCCCCAACAAAGGGCCTTCCACTCAGTTTGGGATCAGAACTTTGCAAATCCAGAATCACACATGATTTTTATTCTCAGGTGTGTTTTGATCCAACTTTCTACTGCATTTGTCATGTTTAAGATACTGCACTGAGTTAAGTGATGAagtgaaaatattcttaaatcTCTAGGGTAACCTCATAACCAGTAAACACAGTTAATCTATTTCTATAGAAATAGACCACAGACTTCTATACCACACTCTAGCAAATTGTTCCATGTCATGAGCTGATAAGCCATATGAAAGGGAGCTGAAGATACACAGAGTCATTGGTGTTTGCTTCTCTGTCCCACTGCCCTCCACTACCCTTTTGACTAGTCTTTTGTGGCATAACAAAgtaatctttttcctttcctttgcaggCATACCTTCTGCAGCCAAACAGAACAGATACAACCTTTTTAGAAGATAAAACCTTTTAGAAGACCCAGACTGTATTTGATTATCGCCTTTTTGGATAAACATTTTGGGGTCCAGGATGAATAAGACAAGGTCTGTTCATGatggttttcctttcctgaacaGTAAGAACTTGAGCTCAAACCGAAGCTTCCCCTCACACCTTTCTAATCAGTGCAGGAATGTCACTGACCTCACTGTTTTTCTGGCCACCTCTTATAGCTTGGAGACAGTTCTAGGCATTGTGGGAAACATCTGCCTGATTGCTGTCATAgccaggcagaaggaaaagaccAACGTCACCAACATCCTAATTTCCAACTTAATAATTTCAGACTTGTTTATGTGTCTTGTCTGCCTGCCTTCCACCATTGTTTACACCATGATGGACTACTGGATATTTGGGGAGGTCATGTGTAAAATGACCTCTTTCACTCAGTGCACATCTGTGACGGTGTCAATACTTTCCCTTGTCCTTATTGCTCTGGAAAGACACCAGCTCATCATAAACCCAACTGGCTGGAGGCCAAGTATCTCCCAAGCCTACCTAGGAATTGGAGTCATTTGGACTTTAGCATGTCTCATGTCCTTGCCCTTTTTGACCACGTCCGTCTTGTCTAATGACTTGTACCAGCAGCTTTCACACATCATGAATTTTTCCAGTGACAAGGCCATATGCATTGACTCATGGCCTTCTGAGCAACACAGACTTATCTACACCACCACCTTACTGCTCTTGCAATACTGCATCCCACTGTTCTTCATTATACTTTGCTACCTGCGTATCTACTTAcgcctacagaaaagaaaagacatgtTTGAGAAGAGCGAATACAGCAACCGAGCAGTTCAGCTGAGAaggataaatattttgttagcaTCCATggttgctgcttttgctgtttgctgGTTACCACTGCATGTTTTCAACACCATTGTGGACTGGAATTACAAAATCATTTCACCTTGCCACCACAATCTGATCTTCTCATTGTGCCACCTGGTAGCCATGGCTTCCACCTGTGTCAACCCCGTTATCTATGGTTTCCTAAACAGCAACTTCAAAAAGAAGTGAAGTCACTGATTCTGAGCTGCCAGCATAATTCAGTAACTGCATCCATGGAAGAATATGATCATTTACCTTTATCCACCATGCAGACTGAAATCTCCAAGGGCTCACTGATGAACTGCAGACATAATTCCATTTAGctagcagaaaacatttcagagggTTGCATTGACACCACACACCAACAGTACCTGTGAGTATAAAAAGCAACTGAtgatgctgcagctgggatgCAAACAGGAGCCCACTGCTGCCTGATTTTTGGAAGGACAGGCAAAGAAAGTTCATAAATGTATGCAGTAGCTCCTGTGGTGCCCAAGCTGTTCACATCATTGAGGCGGTACAGACGTTGAGAAGACTGGGCTGATGTGTAACTGACTGCTCTACCAGCTCAGTAACTAAGGTGCAGCTGCACATAGACTGACGTGGGGTTCATTAGCTAAGCTCACATCTCCACCACAGCCGAGATAGAATCTCAGGCTTCCAATATCAGTTCTACAGGCTGCCAAAAGCCGCATTAGTGAAggcttcattttcagtattagTAAGATTTTTATGCACTGATGACACACCAGTGGAACAGagatatgtaaatatatacatttttgtgCTTTACTAACTCTGACAGCTTGTTAGGTAACAGTAATGTATCAACAGATCTAGTTCACATCAAACTGGATGCCTGGAACTTCTCTCTCATCATACAGGCCTGGGAATAGCCACTTGGCAATACCAAGTAGGGACACAGAACAACAATCCTGTTACATAAAGAAGAAAGTTACTTATAGAGGAATAGTggcaaatgaaaacattactcTGTCGATTAAACCCCCGAAGCACATAGACATGATGCAGAgcactttttttaaataaatgaaaaacagttgcAGATCTATGTGGAAACAAATCTGGTTGATTTTGcaattcctgctgctgccagtcaCAGAGCTCCACAATGCTAAAAGTGCATGCCATGATGATAAGAAGTGGCTGGATTACTGGAGCTGTTCCAGACCTCGGTAGCAAGATCTCAATTCTGCTTCAGCAGCAAAATACTAATTAACTCCTTGGTACTTTAACTGCAGGGTGTCTCATTCAGAAAGTCTGAATGATCATGAAAAATTTGTTTGTGGAAGCCTTGTATTTTCAGAGTGCATACACTCCCAAAGAAATAAGCATACACATGgaggttttctgtttcctgttaAAATAAACCAGATATCAGACACCCGTCCCACTTGCTGGCATCAGCAACAAAGATGGAGCTGAAGCTCCGACAAATCAATAGAAGGTCAGTAAAAATAGCACAAGTGGAATCCAGGTCAGGTGGAAACACAAATCTTAAAGCCAAGctacatgtaaataaatagtATTGTCTATTTTGTCTAATTGCTCTACTGAAGCGAGGGTCATGCTTTTTAAGATGTGTGGTATTTTTAGTCTTTGTCCACAAATTGGCTCAGTGACTGCTGAGAAACCAAGAAGTAGTTATGCCCAAGAAACTCATGCTgaggaacaaaatgaaataaaaaaatatataagtaaGTTAGAAGGCAAGTGTATAAAAGGATACCAACATGTTAATTCAAGGTGCTGTAGGCTAATAGTAAAGAAATATGGAACTGTATTCTGTCCTGTGTTGTTAAACTAACCTTAGCAGAAGACTGGACTAGGTGACCAGCTGAGGTCACTTCTAACCTGAATTATGTTACGCTAAGTAGTCATTACTATTGTAGTCAATGGGATTGCGTGGAATTGAAGCTATCTAACATACAGTTATGCAGAAAGCTTCCCTTAGCTGGAAGCTCTCCAATTAGTTGACTGGTAAACAATTAGATGAGCTTCCCATGCTGTGGTCTGACAAGCAATATGGACTTTGGACAAAGCATCTGAAGACAAGATCAAACTCTTACACCGTGGGGTAGCAAGAGCTATCAACAAAGATGAATTCATATCTGCAACTGGCAGAGATGGCAGGTAATCCCTTACCATGAGCTGGGACACAGAAATCGGTGGCAAAGCTTCAGGTTTGGACATTGAATTCTTGCATGCAGAGTCTTAAGGAGGAAGCTGTTCTGACACAGCCACCCTTCTAATTCTGGGCAGAACCTGTATATCTCAGTAAGAGTTCTTGCGTGATTTCCTTCTGCATCTTCTTCAGTTATCTGGCAAGACGGCTGCTCCTTTCACAGggacttctgctttcttttgtattgtattttttgttgttacttgtTGCAATATGAGAAGTAGTTTCTCTTGATTTCTTTGTATTCAGTGTCATTTCTAGTCTGGACATTGATCCCATTAGAAACACAGAACAAGGGGACTCATTTTTATCTGAACCACAGTTTGAAGTTTGCTACTGTAACTGAAACCAGAGCTGATATAACCATGCAATGCTGAGtagtaaaaatatattaatttcccctaatcaattttatttataccAAAACCGTATTGTATTATTTGAGAGCTTAAATACTGATTACATTTTATGGTGTTTTTATATTTAGGGTCCATTTCACCCAATTACTCAAGTAATTCTGCCtgtttcctgctcttttttgtAATTTCAACATTTAATTAATGTGCATGTCAAGCTATAGTAAGAATACCCTGCTAAACGTGAACATAGAAGATTAGCTGATTTATAGTCTTAAATGTACAGCTTTTCAAGCACCACTCTGTGAAATGGAAACACAATTACCCTAAGGTTTTTTAATTCCATGAGCATGTCTTTGGCGCTAGTTCTAAGTGAAAATTTTTTGATAGAAAACTTGCATAGCTCTTATAGCAGGTCTCTGACATACCATATTTGCATTGTTCATCAAGTGCCAGTTCCTCCTGCAATGGCAAGAAGTATCTGACTCTTTCTTAAACTGTGATTCATGCGGCCATTTGTACCCACAGTCACAAGTAAGTATGCAAAGCAAGCAGATCCAATTTTACAATAACCCATACTGACACAAACAGGAATGTATCTTCCTCTAGTGAAGAAGGGAAGTGTCAAGCTTGGAGTCAAGTACCATTTATTGCTAATGGACTTTGGGCTGGATAAACTAAAGGGTTTAGACATTAAAACCCACTAAACTCCACCCAAACATCTAAGCACAAAATGCGGAGCCTGAAAATTCCCAGTCAGCTGCTGCCTATTCATCCCGAGGCATATACTTCAACATCTAAAATTCCGTAGGTAactaaacataattttaaagtaaatccagaaaaaaaaatctaagttcCAAGGGGCTAACCATATATGCCACATATAAGCTCTATCTTCATTTACACACTGGGCATCATGCTGTCACAAATAGCCCTAACAGGAAAGGTGCCTTTATCACCACATCTTCATTCTGCATGGACATAACGGTGCACAGAATGTAGCTGTGCACAAAGCAGTAGAAAACATTACGCTGTTAGTTTTCACAAAGAGCTCTAGCAACTGTTCTCCGTCCCCTTTGAAGGCAAAGGCACCAGACTGGATGTAATTATTCCTGCATGGCTCTTGAAAGAGCCTTTTCATTTGTTGCTTTGTGGCTTTAACACAACCAAGAAGGGATCTGTCTCCTTAGTCCTGCAAGAGGGTAACAGGACAGAAATAGATTACATACATTTTACCCACTTGTAAATAACTAATAACTTTATTTAAGGATCAAGCACTTCTGTGTTCATTGTACTACAGCAATGCTTTTTAGTATGCTCTTTAAAAAGTTGTGCTACTGAGTTACAAAGGTGATGTTGGGGAAACGTGCTGGAGCTATGTAAACCACAAGTTCATACACTTCTAAGACTTTTccctgattttttgtttgtttgtttaaaaaaaatgctttttatgttCCTGCCTCTTGTGACATGCGGTAAAGAGATAGTAAGATTTTTCAGAGCAAGAAAACAACTTATTGGTGTGATATAAGTGGCACACTTTGGGAAATCTAGTAAtaactaataaaataatattgccTCTGTTACTTTGTCTCTGCTTCTATAAAATAGCATAATACTAATCATAATATGAAGCATATAATGTTTGGTTCTCAAATAGcgtttttcaagagaaaaaagttaaacataATCGGTGACTCATACAGTTTATtacattcacacacacaagggaaaaaagtaCAATAGCGTTACCTGTTACATGCCTGGGTTATTGATATATGGCATAAAATGATAGCAGCAGCAGTCGGTAATGATGTCACTAAGGGTACACACACTGCGGGTCTGctattttcaaatgcagttgTACACAACCATACAAAGTGTTGCAGTCTAACACAGCTTATGGTAAATTAAGACATCGCATCCTGAGAACCCATTAAGGGATGCTTTTACTTTGACCTATGTGTCTTCTCACACTTTGAcctgatatttcttttatagGCTATTCTCCTCTAAATTGCTAGTCCATGGAATACTAGCTGATATTCAGAATGTATTGAACATTGATTTCAATAGAAATTGTTGCCTAGCATCATGAGTAACCTGGGTTTAAATTTTATGAACAGCAGCATCCACAGAGCTTTTATGACCTTCCCTCACTATCGCAGTTTGCTTAACAAAGTCACTTCTTTGAACTCAGGAAGTCATAAGTAGAATAAGCCTGAGATTTATACTTTTGTATAATGCCTTTTCCTGCCAGACAATGCTCATTAGGCCTTAGTCAGAATTGTTTTGTTATCCTTCCAATAAATGCTTAGTAAACATGAAGCCCAGTAGCAGCACAGAGATTATATGATGGAAAGCCAGGACGAAATTGAACACCAGTGGTTTCTTTATTTAGAACTTAAATTGATGAGACTCTACTCCACTTTTGTAAGAAGCATTCAGTTATAGAGTGCTGTAGTATTCATCCCATATGCATGAAAATACTTGGTCCAGTAGCAACTATAGTAAAGATTATCAGCCATAGTACTAAAAAGAGTTTTAGTCATGgtacatgaaaaatacagcactgcattttttttctaccaattGACAAAATATGCAAATAGCCCAATATGCAAAATATGTGGGCTATGTTAGAAATGGTgacataataataatagtacatGTTTTCTGTGGAGTATCACAGGTGCAAGTACAGCTTGATTTTATTAGGCTCAAGATGCAACCCTGGCAGTAGAAAGATAATTTTGTTAATTACAAGCTATGATGACATGCAGAACATTAAATTTGCACTTTAACCCCTAAAAATAGGGCTTTGTTTTATCCTTAAAGCCTTTTTCAGGTAAAAATCTCTATCCTTTGAATACCATAAAAGTAGCTCATAAATTGTTGTGTCCTCTATCCAGACTATGGGAGTACAAAGCCTCCTTGTCAACAGCTAGCGGGCAACCACTACTTCAtcattcataaatatttgtcttGAATCCATTTTATTACAGCAGGACTGCAAGTAGAATGCATTTATCCTGTGTTATGCTCATAGTGAGGTAGGAGCCACTGATTCATCTACTTGATAAGCTGACTTaatgactaaaaataattatgtgtaccaagtatttatttcatttcaatgcAGACATTAGAAGTGGTCCTGATGTTCTAAAGAccaatttctgaaaaacattgcATTCACAGCAGAgaatacagctgaaaaatactAGAAGGTTCTGGTCTCCTCAGCACATATGTTAAGTTCGCAGCAAATATAGTCAAGTATagagttttgttaaaaaaataatggcaaaacACACAGACTGCTTCTGAACCATAATGTGGATATACTGTCTGCCCTGTGTTTTTGGGAAGGCTCATGGGATTCAAAGGCCGCAGACGCTGGCTGGCactgcaaataatatttttaaagctgatgAAGTCATCTAACCACACCATTCCCATTTAAAATTCAGCATATATTTAACTTCATTTGTCAGAAATACAGCTAAACTACTGCAGATTGTAAAGTGTCCTTTCCCAATAATCTGCATTTTCACGAGCCATCACAGAAGTCCCATATGGAACGATGCACACAGGCATGCGCAGCTTCACATCAAGCAAGCTAATTGTCATGAGCAAACCAAAAGGGATTGTTAAGCCTACAAACCGCTAATATAGCTCCTCTGTCTCAGAAATAGCCCACGAAATATGGATCTTAATAGGATGAATATATTCCCCATGCATTGCAAAGGCAAGCTTCACAGCAGTTTAATTGCATTCTCTGAGTTGGTTACAGACTTTTGGGCTAAGACGTACTAGTAAAGAGCATCTTACTATTTGTGAGAAGGAGTCATGGAACTATTTGACTGAAACAAGAGGAAATATTCTACCTGTACTCAGAGCAAAAGGCAATATACTTGCTAACAAAAATCTTGATCCAGCACATACTCAATTGTTTGCACTGCAAAATGAATGAACAATCCAGATTTGCAAATGCTAACCTTTATGTGAGGACAATGGCAGGCTTTATAGTTCAAAACCATTTTCACTGAtctgttttccacaaaacaCAAATAGTTAGAACAACAATATGCAAAGCATTCcagaattaatatatataattactaTATGATTTCCCAGGATCTGGTGCATGGAATAACAACTGCACactatacatattttaaatcacGCATGAAAGAATCCACATCCAAGACTGTAGAGCACACATGAAAGCACTATTGTGACTGGTCTATAATTAAGTGGTATGATTTTGTGCAATACAGAACAGCTATTAGGCTTCTCTTAAGTATAATAAAGAAGGGACATACTTTTATTTCAACTATCTGAACTCAATGTCACTTTTTACAAATAGAGTTCACATGAAAGAGGTAGTAGCAGACATCTGTGTGTACAGAGAATATGTGAGCATAAAGAACAGATTTAAGACGTTATCATTAAGACTTGTATCTAGGAGATTACGTAAAGTCTTTATGAGTTTTTTAGACCTGGAAACAAATTAATTGATGCTGTTGCTATGATTCAGCCATCAGCTAGACTGGCTGCACTCATTTTTGTCTGAGTAGTCTGTTATTATATTTAGGGAATGAAAATAAGCAGTGTGATGCTTATTCTAAGTGTGTTACTCAGTGGCAATCCCCCCATTTTATACTAGGAGCGAAATatgtttaatatttccttttatagCTAAATATAAGTTAATAAGAGGTATAGGGCCAATAAGTAGTACCAACACCCAAGAATACCTACTCTttatcaaacttttttttttaatagcagtttTAATACCTATTGAGGAAAACAATGTCAAG
It includes:
- the LOC121072920 gene encoding LOW QUALITY PROTEIN: neuropeptide Y receptor type 4-2-like (The sequence of the model RefSeq protein was modified relative to this genomic sequence to represent the inferred CDS: inserted 1 base in 1 codon); this encodes MNKTRSVHDGFPFLNSKNLSSNRSFPSHLSNQCRNVTDLTVFLATSYSLETVLGIVGNICLIAVIARQKEKTNVTNILISNLIISDLFMCLVCLPSTIVYTMMDYWIFGEVMCKMTSFTQCTSVTVSILSLVLIALERHQLIINPTGWRPSISQAYLGIGVIWTLACLMSLPFLTTSVLSNDLYQQLSHIMNFSSDKAICIDSWPSEQHRLIYTTTLLLLQYCIPLFFIILCYLRIYLRLQKRKDMFEKSEYSNRAVQLRRINILLASMVAAFAVCWLPLHVFNTIVDWNYKIISPCHHNLIFSLCHLVAMASTCVNPVIYGFLNSNFXKEVKSLILSCQHNSVTASMEEYDHLPLSTMQTEISKGSLMNCRHNSI